gtaggggcattgccagcggatcgagggacgtgatcgttcccctctattaggcattggtgaggcctcatctggagtactgtgtccagttttgggccccacactacaagaaggatgtgaaaaaattggaaagagtccaacggagggcaacaaaaatgattagggggctggaacacatgacttatgaggagaggctgagggaactgggattgtttagtctgtggaagagaagaatgaggggggatttgatagttgctttcaactacctgaaggttccaaagaggatggatctagactattctcagtggtagcagatgacaggacaaggagtaatggtctcaagttgcagtgggggagatttaggttggatattaggaaaaactttttcactaggagggtggtgaaacactggaatgcgttacctagggaggtggtggaatctccttccttagaagtttttaaggtcaggcttgacaaagccctggctgggatgatttaattggggattggtcgtgctttgagcagggggctagactagatgacttcctgaggtcccttccaaccctgatattctaggattctatgatttggTGCATAGACATCACCCATGCGGGCTGCATAGGGGTCATTCAGCAGAGTGTATGGAAGCAGTTTCTGGGACCACCTCAAGTCCCATAACTTCTAGAAAGTTACTTTCAAAGTTCTTCTTGGGTGCTTGGGAGGTCCTTGAAATCAGCATGGCTGGTGGATGGGTTGGGAATCCCAGTGACAAGTTTGAACTTGTCAGCGTGCCCTGGCCAACGCAAaggaaacaggaaagaaaacagtGCAGTCAGAGTTGTATGGCCTCTAGGATCCGAATATGACACTCAGTCCATGCCTGGATCTGCCAAATATTCCAGACAGGCGGCTGTGAAGGACCCCTGAAGATCCAGACACACTGGAACAAGCAGTGGCTAGTACGTCTTCTACACTCAGAAACAATAAAGCCCTGGTCGAGACTCTGTACTAATAAtacctgtgataaatgaagggggggagctcccttttatcaATACCCAggcagccagttagctataaagtccctcttggtggctgttgtctgcttgctttacctgtaaagggttaaaaaagtcctccaggtaaaggaaagggagtgggcacctgaccaaaagagccaatgggaaggctagaactttttaaaatggggaaaaaaattcccctTTGTGTCTGCTATTGTTCTCAGGAGagcagagacacagagcagcaatgctgtaagcagctttaaaaccaggtatgaaaaagcatCAATTCATATCTTGAacctacttatctgaaaccccagatgTGTAAGTAGATGAGGAATATCTAgaaagacgtgattaggtttatttcttttcttttttaaggcttgtggattcctctgtgctaatccctgatgcttttgttttgcttgtaacctttaagctgaacctcaagacagctatcttgatgcttaatttttgtaattgtttcttttcagatctagcaaaaagcctaagttccaaatgtatttcctttctttttaggtttaataaaatttacctttttaaagaacaggattggatttgtgTGTCCCTAAGAGGACTGTGCGCATGTTATTTAATTAGCtcgtggcaacagctgatttcctttgtttttccccccagctcttccccggaaagggggtgaaagggcttgagggtaccccacaggaaggaattcccatattccttcctgggttctaaaaagggggggagggtgttgcacttgggtgatggcagcatctACCTATCCaagtcagagagaagctgtgactATGTAAGTTtaaataccagcctggagtggccagtattaatttttaaaatccttgcgggcccccaccttctgcactcgaagtgccagagtggggaatcaaccttgacatggtggcagaacagggggatcattttgaaccagaagcagagacctcaggattttaaaagaagACAGTtttctgggcgagttacagcatttagcttacagtagtccaccCAAAATCAGATTTCCCCTCTGGTTTGGGAATCAGAACCACTGGAGAGGCCTACGCACTCTCAGaggagtggattacacccatctgtaacatgtcctTGATCTCCTTTTCTAttgcagttttggcttgaggagccatccggtagggttgggctctaattgggcgagcatcacctgtgtcaatggagtggtacaCTCGGTCTGTCCATCCTGGGGTGGTTGAAAACATTGGTGTGAAGCTGGTGCACAGATCCTGGATTTTCTCTCACTGCTTACGCCCAAGGGTTATGGAAAGGCTCACCTCTCCTGTGCCACCATtgctttttccttcatagtagactccttcaggccactcagcgtcatctctctcctgggctgtaaactggagaaccttgatttctcaggaataaaagggctttagagaattaacatggtatacTTTAGGATTTAGGGTAGGGTCTGGGAGTGCTATGaggtaattaacagctcccaggtgctctcaGACCATAAATAGCCCCTCCCACGACACTTCCATCTTATTGGCCTGGAGCACTTTCAGGACCATGACTTGGTCACCTACactgaaggaatgctctctggcatgtttatcataccagaccttttgctcttgttgagcatcctgtaggttttctcgaGCAAAGGCTAGAGAGTTTTTTAGGGTGTTttgcaggttggttacaaagtccaaaatgttagttcctggaggagatgtaaccccctcccattgctgcttcaccaactctCATGGCCTCTTAACTTCGTGGCCATAAATGAGTTCAAAGGGTGAAAAtcccaaactgggatgtggtagagccctgtaggcaaagagcaactgctgcaacactaggtcccaattatTGGAGTGCTCATTCACAAATTTACGTATTATGGCCCtcaaagtcccattaaacttctccactaggccatttgtttgatgatggtaaggggtggcaaccaagtggttcaccccatgagcttcccaaagacgtttcatggtccctgccaggaagtAAGTTCTCAGATCCATAACGAtatcagagggccaacctaccctggcaaaaatgtctgccaatGCCTGGCTTaaacttttagccctggtgttgtttagagctactgcttctggccattgggtggcaaaatccatgaaagtcagtatgtacagctttcctctgggtgtcttcttagggaaaggacccagaatatccacagctactcgctgaaatggaacctcaattatggagaggggccttgacctggtcttggggctttcccaccttctggcacacctcacaagaccaaATATAGGTAGAAACattcttgcccattccctcccagtgaaatgacttccccaaacagcctttggtcctgttcaccccagtatggccactagggtgattgtgggctaagctcaagagattttccctatacttagttggaactaccaactgtctctgaggatccCAGTTCTccttgtgcccaccagaaagGGTTTCCTTGGATAAGAGTCCTCCTActacaacaaacctggacctattggaagagctgagaggcagtgggtcaCTCCATGCCATCGTCCAAGCTCCcttgaggctttcatctgcttcctgctctgcctggaactgctcccttgatgctggagacattagcTCCTCGCAgggttgtggacttgggcttggtcccaccctttggcacacctcacaagaccagatATAGGTAGAAgtgtccttgcccattcccttccAGTGACATGACTTCCCCAAactgtctttggtcctgttcaccccagtaTGGCTACTAGggtgattgtgggctaagctcaagagttTTCCCCTATATGTGGTTGTgagagacctggattcaaatccctGTTCTAACTCaggctaaccactgggctgttggCTAGTCTGGGACACATACACCCTCCCAGTCTAGTTGCCTCTGGCTGTCTTTTGGGAAAAGCATGCTCTGAGAACACCTGCTGGATTGATGCCCACAGGCAAGCTAGGCAAAATAAATGCCTACTTTGAGAAAGCAGCCAGGGCATGGATGTGAGCTAGGATGGTTTTGTTAGGCTATAGGTGGTTTTGCACATGGGTACCGGTGacaatttaggcacctacagagttAGGTGCATCTGAGTGGGAGTTCTGAGGATGTCAATATTGCCTAAATattggaattaggtgcctaaagtggcaatTAGGGaactaaatccctttgtggatctagctgtAGGATAGCAGCTAATTTTGAAGGGTTTTAATCAAGCCTGGGTGTTCTTTAAAGAATCTGCTCTAGTGCCAACAGGTATTATTTGGGGACAGTTCTGtgtgtgatgcaggaggtcagactagatgaacacaaAGGTTCCTTTTGTTTTAGAAACTATGAATCTCACCAGATTAGGCATCTCCTGTGGGGTTTGTTGAAACCACTAGGTGGTGCTGTGGTGGGAAGGAAGCAATAGGTTGGTTCTGGAAAGAGTTGACTGCAGGGTCAGGGGAAGATGCAGGAGCAGAGttaactcagggtatgtctacactacggaataaggtcgaatttatagaagtcggttttttagaaatcggttttatatattcgagtgtgtgtgtccccacagaagtgcattaagtgcattaactcggcggagtgcttccacagtaccgaggctagagtcgacttccggagcgttgcactgtgggtagctatcccacagttcccgcagtctccgctgcccattggaattctgggttgagatcccaatgcctgatggggctgaaacattgtcgcgggtggttctgggtacatatcgtcagtcccccccttccctccctccctccgtgaaagcaagggcagacaattgtttcgcgccttttttcctgagttacctgtgcggacgccataccaccgcaagcatggagcccgctcaggtaaccgtcaccgtatgtctcctgggtgctggcagacgtggcacggcattgctacacagtagcagcaacccattgccttgtggcagcagacggtacaatatgactggtagccgtcctcgtcatgtctgaggtactcctggtcgcctgtgtgatcaggagcgcctgggcagacatgggcgcagggactaaatttttagtgacttgaccaggtcattttttttagtccggcagtcagtcctattgaaccgtcttatggtgagcaggcaggcaatatggattgctagcagtcctattgcaccgtcttctgccgagcagccatgagatgtggatggcatgcagtccttctgcaccgtctgctgctagccaaagatgtaaaagatagatggagtggatcaaaacaagaaatagaccagatttgttttgtactcatttgccttctcccctgtctaggggactcattcctctaggtcacactgcagtcacgcacagagaaggtgcagcgaggtagatctagccatgtatcaatcagaggccaggctaacctccttgttccaataagaacaataacttaggtgcaccatttcttattggaaccctccgtgaactctacccttgtaagccgtgtcctcagtcgcccctccctgcgtcagagcaacggcaaacaatcgtgcatctgagttgagagtgctgtccagagcagcccaatggagcactctgattgggctaaaacattgtcgcgggtggttctgggtacatattgtccggcccccgttccctccctccctccgtgaaggcaagggcagacaattgtttcgcgccttttttcctgagttacctgtgcggacgccataccaccgcaagcatggagcccactcaggtaaccgtcaccatatgtctcctgggtgctggcagacgtggtacggcattgctacacagtagcagcaacccattgccttctggcagcagatggtacagtacgactggtagccgtcctcgtcatgtccgaggtgttcctggtcgcctgtgtgaggtcgatcaggagcgcctgggcagacatgggcgcagggactaaatttttagtgacttgaccaggtcattttttttagtccggcagtcagtcctattgaaccatcttatggtgagcaggcaggcaatatggattgctagcagtcctattgcaccgtcttctgccgagcagccatgagatgtggatggcatgcagtccttctacaccgtctgctgctagccaaagatgtaaaagatagatggagtggatcaaaacaagaaatagaccagatttgttttgtactcatttgcctcctgccctgtctaggggactcattcctctaggtcacactgcagtcactcacagagaaggtgctgcgaggtagatctagccatgtatcaatcagaggccaggctaacctccttgttccaataagaacagtaacttaggtgcaccatttcttattggaaccctccgtgaagtcctgcctgaactactccttgatgtaaagccaccccctttgtggattttagcctcctgaagccaaccctgtaagccgtgtcgtcagtcgcccctccctccgtcagagcaacggcagacaatcattccgcgccttttttctgtgcggacgccataccaaggcaagcatggagtccgctcagctcactttggcaattaggagcacactaaacaccacacgcattatccagcagtatatgcagcaccagaacctggcaaagcgctaccgggcgaggaggcgacgtcagcgcggtcacgtgagtgatcaggacatggacacagatttctctgaaagcaggggccctgccaatgcatgcataatggtgctaatggggcaggttcatgctgtggaacgccgattctgggctcgggaaacaagcacagactggtgggaccgcacagtgttgcaggtctgggacgattcccagtggctgcgaaactttcgcatgcgtaagggcactttcatggaactttgtgacttgctttcccctgccctgaagcgcatgaataccaagatgagagcagccctcacagttgagaaacgagtggcgatagccctgtggaagcttgcaacgccagacagctaccggtcagttgggaatcaatttggagtgggcaaatctactgtgggggctgctgtgatgcaagtagcccacgcaatcaaagatctgctgatatcaagggtagtgaccttgggaaatgtgcaggtcatagtggatggctttgctgcaatgggattccctaactgtggtggggccatagacggaacccatatccctatcttggcaccggagcaccaagccggcgagtacataaaccgcaaggggtacttttcaatagtgctgcaagctctggtggatcacaagggacgtttcaccaacatcaacgtgggatggccgggaaaggtacatgacgctcgcatcttcaggaactctggtctgtttcaaaagcttcaagaagggactttattcccagaccagaaaataactgttggtgatgttgaaatgcctatatgtacccttggggacccagcctaccccttaatgccatggctcatgaagccgtacacaggcagcctggacagcagtcaggagctgttcaactacaggctgagcaagtgcagaatggtggcagaatgtgcatttggacgtttaaaggcgcgctggcgcagtttactgactcggttagacctcagcgaaaccaatattcccactgttattactgcttgctgtgtgctccacaatatctgtgagagtaagggggagacgtttatggcggggtgggaggttgaggcaaatcgcctggctgctggttatgcgcagccagacaccagggcggttagaagagcacaggagggtgcggtacgcatcagagaggctttgaaaaccagtttcatgactggccaggctacggtgtgaaagttctgtttgtttctccttgatgaaaccccccgccccttggttcactctacttccttgtaagctaaccaccctcccctcctccctttgatcacctcttgcagaggcaataaagtcattgttgcttcacattcatgcattctttattcattcatcacacaaatagggggatgactaccaaggtagcccaggaggggtggtggaggagggaaggaaaatgccacacagcactttaaaagtttacaactttaaaatttattgaatgacagccttctttttttggggcaatcctctgtggtggagtggctggttggccggtggcccccccaccgcgttcttgggcgtctgggtgtggaggctatggaacttggggaggagggcggttggttacacaggggctgtagtggcagtctgtgctccagctgcctttgctgcagctcaaccatacactggagcatactggtttggtcctccagcagcctcagcattgaatcctgcctcctctcatcacgctgtcgccacattcgagcttcagccctctcttcagcccgccacttactctcttcagcccgccacctctcctcctggtcattttgtgctttcctgcagtctgacattatttgcctccacgcattcgtctgtgctctgtcagtgtgggaggacagcatgagctcggagaacatttcatctcgagtgcgtttttttttctttctaatcttcactagcctctgggaaggagaagatcctgtgatcattgaaacacatgcagctggtggagaaaagaaaagggacagcggtatttaaaaagacacattttataaaacactggctacactctttcagggtaaaccttgctgttaacattacatacatagcacatgtgctttcgttacaaggtcgcattttgcctccccccaccgcgtggctaccccctcaaacctcccccctccctgtggctaacagcggggaacatttctgttcagccgcaggcaaacagcccagcaggaatgggctcctttgagtgtcccctgaagaaaagcaccctatttcaaccaggtgaccatggattatatctcactctcctgaggataacacatgaacggatgttgcttgaacgccagcaaacatacactgcaatgctttgttgtacaatgattcccgagtacgtgttactggcctggagtggtatagtgtcctaccatgaaggacgcaataagtctgccctccccagaaaccttttgcaaaggctttgggagtatatccaggagagccgcgaatgccagggcagagtaatcctttcacatgcttgcttttaaaccatgtatagtattttaaaaggtacactcaccggaggtcccttctccgcctgctgggtccaggaggcagccttgggtgggttcagggggtactggctccaggtccagggtgagaaacagttcctggctgtcgggaaaaccagtttctccgcttgcttgctgtgagctatctacaacctcctcctcatcatcatcttcttcgtccccaaaacctgcttccgtattgcctccatctccattgaaggagtcaaacaacacggctggggtagtggtggctgaaccccctaaaatggcatgcagctcatcatagaagcggcatgtttggggctctgacccggagcggccgttcgcctctctggttttctggtaggcttgcctcagctccttcagtttcacgcggcactgcttcgggtccctgttatggcctctgtccttcatgccctgggagatcttgacaaaggttttggcatttcgaaaactggaacggagttctgatagcacggattcctctccccatacagcgatcagatcccgtacctcccgttcggtccatgctggagctcttttgcgattctgagactccatcatggtcacctctgctgatgagctctgcatggtcacctgcagcttgccacgctggccaaacaggaaatgagattcaaaagttcgtggttcttttcctgtctacctggccagtgcatctgagttgagagtgctgtccagagcggtcaaaatggagcactctgggatagctcccggaggccaataccgtcgaattgtgtccacagtaccccaaattcgacccggcaaggccgatttaagcgctaatccgcttgtcaggggtggagtaaggaaatcgattttaagagccctttaagtcgaaataaagggcttcatcgtgtggacgggtgcaggtttac
Above is a genomic segment from Natator depressus isolate rNatDep1 chromosome 8, rNatDep2.hap1, whole genome shotgun sequence containing:
- the LOC141992679 gene encoding uncharacterized protein LOC141992679; translation: MQSSSAEVTMMESQNRKRAPAWTEREVRDLIAVWGEESVLSELRSSFRNAKTFVKISQGMKDRGHNRDPKQCRVKLKELRQAYQKTREANGRSGSEPQTCRFYDELHAILGGSATTTPAVLFDSFNGDGGNTEAGFGDEEDDDEEEVVDSSQQASGETGFPDSQELFLTLDLEPVPPEPTQGCLLDPAGGEGTSAACVSMITGSSPSQRLVKIRKKKKRTRDEMFSELMLSSHTDRAQTNAWRQIMSDCRKAQNDQEERWRAEESKWRAEERAEARMWRQRDERRQDSMLRLLEDQTSMLQCMVELQQRQLEHRLPLQPLCNQPPSSPSSIASTPRRPRTRWGGHRPTSHSTTEDCPKKRRLSFNKF